In a genomic window of Rhinolophus ferrumequinum isolate MPI-CBG mRhiFer1 chromosome 2, mRhiFer1_v1.p, whole genome shotgun sequence:
- the ZNF639 gene encoding zinc finger protein 639, producing MNEYPKKRKRKTLHPSRYSDSSGISRIADGFNGIFSDHCYSVCSMRQPDLKYFDNKDDDSDTETSNDLPKFTDGIKTRNRNQNYLVPSPVLRILDHTAFSTEKSTDIEICDEECDSPESVHQQTQESPIEVHTAEDVPIAAEVHAISEDYDIETENNSSESLQDQTEEEPPAKLCKILDKSHALNVTAQQKWPLLRANSSGLYKCELCEFNSKYFSDLKQHMILKHKRTDSNVCRVCKESFSTNMLLIEHAKLHEEDPYICKYCDYKTVIFENLSQHIADTHFSDHLYWCEQCDVQFSSSSELYLHFQEHSCDEQYLCQFCEHETNDPEDLHSHVVNEHACKLIELSDKYNNGEHGQYSLLSKITFDKCKNFFVCQVCGFRSRLHTNVNRHVAIEHTKIFPHVCDDCGKGFSSMLEYCKHLNSHLSEGIYLCQYCEYSTGQIEDLKIHLDFKHSADLPHKCSDCLMRFGNERELLSHLPVHETT from the exons ATGAATGAATatcctaaaaagagaaaaaggaagactttACACCCTTCTCGTTATTCAG ATTCCTCTGGAATAAGCAGAATTGCAGATGGATTCAATGGAATTTTTTCAGACCATTGTTATAGTGTCTGTTCTATGAGACAaccagatttaaaatattttgacaacaaag atgatgaTTCTGATACAGAGACATCGAATGACTTGCCAAAATTTACAGATGGAATCAAGAccagaaacagaaatcagaacTATCTGGTTCCCAGTCCCGTACTTAGAATTTTAGACCACACTGCCTTTTCTACAG aaaaatctaCTGATATTGAAATTTGTGATGAAGAATGTGACTCACCTGAATCAGTCCACCAACAAACTCAAGAGAGCCCTATAGAAGTTCACACTGCTGAAGATGTTCCAATTGCTGCAGAAGTGCATGCAATTTCTGAAGATTATgatatagagacagaaaacaattcCTCCGAGAGTCTCCAAGACCAAACTGAGGAAGAGCCGCCAGCTAAACTTTGCAAGATCCTTGACAAGAGCCACGCTTTGAATGTGACTGCCCAGCAGAAATGGCCGTTACTGAGAGCTAATAGCAGTGGCCTCTACAAATGCGAACTTTGCGAGTTCAACAGCAAATATTTCTCAGATTTAAAGCAGCATATGATCCTGAAGCATAAGCGTACTGATTCAAATGTGTGTCGAGTATGCAAGGAAAGTTTCTCTACCAACATGCTTCTGATCGAACACGCCAAACTGCATGAAGAGGATCCCTACATTTGTAAATATTGTGATTATAAGACAGTAATTTTTGAGAACCTCAGCCAGCACATTGCAGACACCCATTTTAGTGATCACCTTTATTGGTGTGAGCAGTGCGATGTGCAGTTCTCCTCAAGCAGTGAACTCTACCTACATTTCCAGGAGCACAGCTGTGATGAACAGTACTTGTGTCAGTTCTGTGAACATGAGACAAATGACCCAGAAGACTTGCATAGCCATGTGGTAAACGAACATGCATGTAAACTAATAGAGTTAAGTGACAAGTATAACAATGGAGAACATGGACAGTACAGCCTCTTGAGCAAAATTACCTTTGACAAATGTAAAAACTTCTTTGTGTGCCAAGTATGTGGTTTTCGGAGTAGACTTCACACAAATGTTAACAGGCATGTTGCTATTGAACATACTAAAATTTTTCCTCATGTTTGTGATGACTGTGGGAAAGGCTTTTCAAGTATGCTGGAATATTGCAAGCATTTAAATTCACATTTATCTGAAGGGATTTATTTATGTCAATACTGTGAATATTCAACAGGACAAATAGAAGATCTTAAAATTCATCTAGACTTCAAGCATTCAGCTGACTTACCTCATAAATGTAGTGACTGCTTGATGAGGTTTGGAAATGAAAGGGAATTATTAAGTCACCTTCCAGTCCATGAGACAACTTGA